A genomic stretch from Malus domestica chromosome 15, GDT2T_hap1 includes:
- the LOC114821643 gene encoding subtilisin-like protease SBT1.9: protein MSLHCSSMATLMLLQIVCTIVSAITHLNSVFAQSHAYIIHMDSSAMPKAFSGHERWYLATLLSISDSAKSSNSTTKIIHTYTNSIQGFSAVLTLSELEALKKCPGFVSFAHDGPLKLQTTHTSQFLGLTSSSGAWPASNYGEGVIIGLLDTGVWPESESFKDEGMTEVPSKWKGKCVSGTQFNSSLCNKKLIGARFFNKGYIANNPEETITMNSPRDTDGHGTHTASTAAGHDVKGASYFGYATGTARGAAPRARIAIYKVVWFNSAYRSDILAAVDQAILDGVDILSISLGYTLDDHFLDDDTIAIATFAAMNRGIFVAASAGNDGPSYGTLLNGAPWAAIIGAGTIDREFQGILTLGNGVQITFTTLYPGNSSGSKLPIVFADGCQSVRELMKLKNKIVVCKDNLSISDQVENANSAKVSGAVFVTNFTLSEYYTRSSFPAAFIGLKDGGNVINYIKKSKNPTSILEFKQTVLSTKPAPKVDDYSSRGPFPSCPSVLKPDILAPGSLILAAWTSNNSVAQVQSGSLFSKFNVVSGTSMAAPHVAGVAALIKQVHPDWSPAAIRSALMTTANPLDNEQNPIIDAHSNLPASPLDIGAGHISPNKAIDPGLIYDATAQDYINLLCAMNYTSKGIQVITGSKSNCIDRSIHLNYPSFIAYFNSEGSNSSAKVIQEFRRTVTNVGGEKSSYTAKLTAMAGLKVKVEPQRLVFKKKYEKLSYKVTLEGLKLLKEDVVQGSLIWIDDGGKYVVRSPIVVTNIVPNDLL from the coding sequence ATGTCATTGCATTGCTCATCAATGGCTACTCTAATGCTCCTGCAAATTGTATGCACAATTGTATCTGCAATCACTCACCTCAATTCAGTTTTTGCACAATCCCATGCTTACATTATCCACATGGACTCGTCCGCCATGCCCAAAGCCTTCTCCGGCCACGAAAGGTGGTACTTAGCTACCCTTTTATCCATCTCGGACAGTGCTAAATCCTCTAATAGTACCACAAAGATCATCCATACTTATACTAATTCTATCCAAGGCTTTAGTGCAGTTCTTACACTTTCAGAACTTGAAGCCCTCAAAAAGTGCCCTGGCTTCGTTTCTTTCGCTCATGATGGCCCTCTCAAACTCCAAACTACCCACACTTCTCAGTTCCTTGGTCTGACTTCCTCTTCTGGTGCCTGGCCTGCTTCGAATTATGGCGAAGGTGTCATAATTGGTTTGCTTGATACTGGAGTTTGGCCTGAGAGCGAGAGCTTCAAGGATGAAGGAATGACTGAAGTCCCTTCTAAATGGAAAGGCAAATGTGTGTCTGGCACCCAATTCAACTCTTCCTTGTGCAACAAAAAACTCATTGGAGCTAGGTTTTTCAACAAAGGCTACATTGCCAACAATCCTGAGGAGACCATCACGATGAACTCACCCCGTGACACAGATGGACATGGAACTCACACTGCCTCCACTGCCGCTGGTCATGATGTAAAAGGCGCATCCTACTTTGGCTATGCTACTGGCACAGCTAGAGGCGCGGCACCAAGAGCTCGAATAGCTATATACAAAGTGGTTTGGTTTAACAGTGCATATAGATCCGATATACTTGCTGCTGTAGACCAAGCAATATTAGATGGGGTGGATATATTGTCAATCTCCTTAGGTTATACATTAGATGACCATTTTTTGGATGATGACACAATTGCAATAGCAACTTTTGCAGCCATGAACAGGGGAATTTTTGTTGCAGCTTCAGCAGGAAATGATGGCCCTTCGTATGGGACATTACTCAATGGAGCACCGTGGGCAGCGATAATAGGCGCAGGCACTATAGACCGCGAATTTCAAGGAATTTTAACGTTGGGAAATGGTGTTCAAATCACCTTCACTACATTGTATCCAGGCAACTCCTCTGGAAGCAAACTGCCAATTGTTTTCGCGGACGGATGTCAAAGCGTAAGGGAACTGATGAAACTCAAGAACAAGATTGTTGTGTGTAAAGACAATTTGAGCATAAGTGATCAAGTTGAAAATGCTAACTCCGCAAAAGTTTCGGGAGCTGTCTTTGTTACGAATTTTACCCTGTCAGAGTACTACACTCGAAGCTCATTTCCAGCAGCATTCATCGGTCTGAAAGATGGTGGAAATGTCATAAACTATATCAAGAAGAGTAAAAATCCCACATCAATTTTGGAATTTAAACAGACAGTACTCAGCACGAAGCCAGCACCAAAAGTAGACGATTACAGCTCTAGAGGGCCATTTCCCAGCTGCCCGAGTGTCTTGAAGCCGGACATTCTAGCCCCAGGTTCATTAATCCTGGCGGCATGGACCTCAAATAATTCAGTGGCACAAGTTCAGTCAGGCTCCTTGTTCAGCAAATTTAATGTTGTATCAGGCACTTCAATGGCTGCTCCTCATGTGGCAGGTGTGGCTGCTCTCATCAAACAAGTACACCCTGATTGGAGCCCCGCCGCGATTCGATCAGCCCTCATGACCACAGCCAATCCATTAGACAATGAACAAAATCCCATCATAGATGCTCATAGTAACCTCCCCGCAAGTCCCCTAGACATTGGAGCAGGACACATTAGTCCGAACAAGGCAATTGACCCGGGACTAATCTACGATGCAACGGCACAAGATTACATAAACCTTCTCTGTGCAATGAATTACACATCAAAAGGAATACAAGTGATCACTGGGTCCAAAAGCAATTGCATTGACCGTTCAATCCATCTTAATTACCCTTCTTTCATTGCTTACTTTAACAGTGAGGGTTCGAATTCTAGTGCAAAAGTTATACAAGAATTTAGGAGGACAGTGACAAATGTGGGAGGGGAAAAGTCTAGTTATACTGCAAAATTGACGGCGATGGCGGGTTTGAAGGTGAAGGTTGAGCCACAGAGATTGGTGTTCAAGAAAAAGTATGAAAAGCTAAGTTATAAGGTCACTTTGGAAGGTTTAAAATTGTTGAAAGAAGATGTGGTCCAAGGCTCATTGATTTGGATAGATGATGGTGGAAAATATGTTGTGAGGAGTCCCATAGTGGTCACTAACATTGTGCCAAATGATCTATTGTAA